One segment of Aquimarina sp. BL5 DNA contains the following:
- the pyk gene encoding pyruvate kinase, whose protein sequence is MPKTKKTKIVATLGPATSTKEVLKNMLDAGVNVFRINFSHADYEDVKERVKMIRDLSSEHGYNASILADLQGPKLRVGVMKGDIIVNDGDFINFVTGKAFEGTAESVYMNYDSFPKDVKSGERVLLDDGKLIFEVVSTNNKDTVKAKVIQGGPLRSKKGVNLPNTDISLPALTEKDIKDAIFACSLEVDWMALSFVRHAQDLIELQELIKENTEHKIPIVAKIEKPEGVENIDKIVAYCDGLMVARGDLGVEIPAQEVPLIQKKLVLKAKTARIPVIIATQMMETMIDSLTPTRAEVNDVANSVMDGADAVMLSGETSVGKYPVQVIETMTKIINSVENSDLIQVPQNPPHIRTNRFITKSICYHAAHMANDINAKAICTLTNSGYTAFQISAWRPGAHILVFTSNRRILSQLSLLWGVKAFYYDKYVSTDETVQDVNNLALERGFVEKGDMLINLAAMPVAEKGMVNTLRVSQM, encoded by the coding sequence ATGCCAAAAACTAAAAAGACTAAAATAGTGGCAACACTTGGACCTGCTACCAGTACTAAAGAAGTATTGAAGAATATGCTAGATGCAGGTGTAAATGTTTTTAGAATTAACTTTTCTCATGCTGACTATGAAGATGTAAAAGAGCGTGTAAAAATGATACGTGATTTAAGTTCGGAGCACGGTTATAACGCATCTATATTAGCGGATCTACAAGGACCTAAATTAAGAGTAGGTGTTATGAAAGGTGATATCATTGTTAATGATGGCGATTTTATTAATTTTGTTACAGGAAAAGCTTTTGAAGGTACTGCGGAAAGTGTTTATATGAACTATGACAGTTTTCCAAAAGACGTAAAATCAGGCGAACGAGTTTTACTTGATGATGGAAAGTTAATTTTTGAAGTAGTTTCTACAAACAATAAGGATACTGTTAAAGCTAAAGTAATTCAAGGTGGGCCTCTACGATCTAAAAAAGGAGTGAATCTACCAAATACTGATATTTCCTTGCCTGCACTTACGGAAAAAGATATTAAAGATGCAATTTTTGCCTGTAGTCTGGAAGTAGACTGGATGGCATTGTCTTTTGTGCGTCATGCTCAGGATCTTATAGAGTTACAAGAACTTATAAAGGAAAACACAGAACATAAAATTCCTATTGTTGCGAAAATTGAAAAACCAGAAGGTGTAGAAAACATCGATAAGATTGTTGCTTATTGCGATGGGTTAATGGTTGCAAGAGGAGATCTTGGTGTAGAAATTCCTGCTCAAGAAGTTCCTTTAATTCAGAAGAAACTGGTTTTAAAAGCAAAAACAGCTAGAATACCAGTGATTATAGCAACACAAATGATGGAAACTATGATCGATAGTTTAACGCCAACTCGTGCTGAAGTTAATGACGTAGCTAATTCTGTTATGGATGGTGCTGATGCTGTAATGTTATCTGGTGAAACATCGGTGGGTAAATATCCTGTGCAGGTTATCGAAACAATGACAAAAATAATTAATAGTGTAGAGAACTCTGATCTGATACAAGTTCCTCAAAATCCTCCACACATAAGAACAAACCGATTTATTACAAAATCTATCTGTTACCACGCAGCACATATGGCAAATGATATAAATGCTAAAGCCATTTGTACATTAACTAATAGTGGATATACTGCTTTTCAGATCTCTGCCTGGAGGCCTGGAGCTCATATTCTGGTTTTTACAAGCAACAGAAGAATCCTATCTCAACTTAGTCTTCTTTGGGGGGTAAAAGCGTTTTATTACGATAAGTATGTTAGTACAGATGAGACAGTACAAGATGTTAATAATTTAGCTTTAGAACGTGGATTTGTAGAAAAAGGTGATATGTTAATAAATCTTGCTGCTATGCCTGTAGCAGAAAAAGGGATGGTAAATACATTAAGAGTATCTCAGATGTAA
- the fabF gene encoding beta-ketoacyl-ACP synthase II, which produces MNLKRVVVTGLGALTPIGNNIEEYWDGLVNGKSGCAPITYFDTEHFKTKFACEVKNYNPTDYFERKEARKLDKFAQYAIVSSEEAIKDAAIDLEKVDKFRVGVIWGAGIGGLETFQEEVIGYANGNGTPRFNPFFIPKMIADIAPGHISIRNGFMGPNYTTVSACASSANSMIDALNYIRLGHCDIIVTGGSEAAVTIAGMGGFNAMHALSTRNESPETASRPFDATRDGFVLGEGGGALILEEYEHAKARGAKIYAEVVGGGMSSDAYHMTAPHPDGIGVERVMLNCLRDAGVQPEQVDAINTHGTSTPLGDVAELKAITKVFGDHAPTMNINSTKSMTGHLLGAAGAIESIASILAMQHSIVPPTINHTTVDENIDNRLNLTLNKAQKREITYAMSNTFGFGGHNACVLFKKLDE; this is translated from the coding sequence ATGAATCTTAAGCGAGTTGTAGTCACAGGACTAGGGGCATTAACGCCCATCGGTAACAATATTGAAGAATATTGGGATGGATTGGTAAATGGTAAGAGCGGTTGCGCACCCATTACTTATTTCGATACCGAACATTTCAAGACTAAATTTGCTTGCGAAGTCAAAAATTACAATCCCACGGATTATTTCGAAAGAAAAGAAGCGCGCAAACTCGATAAATTCGCGCAGTACGCTATTGTTTCTTCAGAAGAAGCAATAAAAGATGCTGCTATTGATCTTGAGAAGGTTGATAAATTTAGAGTTGGTGTTATCTGGGGTGCTGGTATTGGTGGATTAGAAACTTTTCAGGAAGAAGTAATTGGTTATGCCAATGGGAATGGAACACCTCGTTTCAATCCTTTCTTCATCCCAAAAATGATCGCTGATATCGCTCCAGGACATATTTCTATTAGAAACGGTTTTATGGGACCTAACTATACTACAGTTTCGGCTTGTGCCTCTTCTGCCAATTCAATGATTGATGCTTTAAACTATATTCGTTTAGGACATTGTGATATTATTGTTACTGGAGGAAGTGAAGCAGCAGTTACTATTGCTGGTATGGGAGGATTTAATGCGATGCATGCTTTATCAACAAGAAACGAGAGTCCAGAAACTGCCTCTAGACCTTTTGATGCTACCAGAGATGGTTTTGTCTTAGGAGAAGGTGGTGGAGCCCTTATTCTTGAAGAGTATGAACACGCTAAAGCACGTGGTGCAAAAATCTATGCAGAGGTTGTTGGTGGTGGAATGTCTAGTGATGCTTATCACATGACCGCCCCTCATCCAGATGGGATTGGAGTAGAACGTGTAATGCTTAACTGTTTAAGAGACGCAGGTGTACAACCAGAACAAGTAGACGCTATAAACACTCACGGAACATCCACTCCTTTAGGAGATGTTGCAGAATTGAAAGCAATTACTAAAGTTTTTGGAGATCACGCACCTACTATGAATATAAATTCGACAAAATCTATGACTGGACACTTACTTGGTGCAGCTGGAGCTATAGAATCAATTGCTTCTATCCTTGCTATGCAACACAGTATAGTTCCTCCAACAATCAATCACACCACTGTGGATGAGAACATAGATAATAGGTTAAATTTAACTTTGAACAAAGCACAAAAACGTGAGATTACGTATGCGATGAGCAATACATTTGGCTTCGGAGGTCATAATGCTTGTGTATTATTTAAAAAACTAGACGAATAA
- a CDS encoding IPExxxVDY family protein, translating to MAIQRLVLDTIMDDDYDLIAIHCSLASYRLAFGLNKYVDLRLFRKKQDIKFEYDTHSASFPLFQYHDHFQYNTYSLLGNKFRTKIESETAAVQGLFAAEEEDNYVTKYLIPELKNVDYFLKIEAETSQFSSKSLTSKLLTIPQIITAYVVDYTQLKSKNNLIFE from the coding sequence ATGGCGATCCAAAGGTTAGTTTTAGATACCATTATGGATGATGATTATGACCTAATTGCCATTCATTGTTCGTTAGCTTCATATCGATTAGCTTTTGGGTTAAACAAATATGTGGATCTTCGGCTTTTCAGAAAAAAACAAGATATAAAGTTTGAATATGATACACATTCGGCAAGTTTTCCGCTGTTTCAATATCACGATCATTTTCAATATAACACCTATAGTCTTTTGGGAAATAAATTCAGAACAAAAATTGAATCAGAAACTGCTGCTGTACAAGGGTTATTTGCCGCAGAAGAAGAGGATAATTATGTTACTAAATACCTAATTCCTGAATTAAAAAATGTAGATTATTTTTTAAAGATAGAAGCTGAAACTTCTCAATTTTCGAGTAAATCATTGACAAGTAAATTACTTACTATTCCGCAAATCATAACAGCTTATGTAGTGGATTATACACAACTAAAATCAAAGAACAATTTAATATTTGAATAA
- the purN gene encoding phosphoribosylglycinamide formyltransferase produces MKRIIIFASGSGTNAENIIKYFQERKTAKVTHVFSNNLRAKVLKRAHDLKVEALHFDKESFYATNEVLNIIKDAQPDIIVLAGFLWIFPKKIIDAFPDKVINIHPALLPKYGGKGMYGSHVHEAVVKNKEKESGITIHYVNEHYDEGAIVFQAKTPVAPDYSAEDVAKAIHTLEYKYFPVVIEKVLGLRDEV; encoded by the coding sequence ATGAAGCGTATCATAATTTTTGCTTCCGGTTCCGGCACCAATGCCGAAAATATAATTAAATACTTTCAAGAGCGAAAAACTGCTAAGGTTACACATGTGTTCTCTAACAACCTGCGTGCCAAAGTCTTAAAACGAGCTCATGACCTGAAAGTAGAGGCCTTACATTTTGACAAAGAGTCATTTTATGCGACCAACGAGGTGTTAAACATCATTAAAGATGCCCAACCAGATATTATTGTGTTGGCTGGATTCTTATGGATTTTTCCAAAAAAGATTATAGACGCTTTTCCTGACAAGGTAATTAACATACATCCTGCTTTACTTCCTAAATATGGAGGGAAAGGAATGTACGGAAGCCATGTTCACGAGGCGGTAGTAAAGAACAAGGAAAAAGAAAGTGGTATTACAATTCATTATGTAAACGAACATTATGACGAAGGAGCTATTGTTTTTCAGGCAAAAACCCCTGTAGCACCTGATTATTCTGCTGAGGATGTGGCTAAGGCAATCCATACATTAGAATATAAATATTTTCCCGTCGTTATAGAGAAGGTATTAGGATTGAGGGATGAGGTTTAA
- a CDS encoding acyl carrier protein, translated as MSDIASRVKAIIVDKLGVDENEVVTEASFTNDLGADSLDTVELIMEFEKEFDIQIPDDQAENIATVGQAISYIEDAK; from the coding sequence ATGTCAGACATTGCATCAAGAGTAAAAGCGATAATCGTTGACAAATTAGGAGTAGACGAAAATGAGGTTGTAACTGAAGCTAGCTTCACAAATGACCTAGGCGCTGATTCGTTAGACACTGTAGAATTGATTATGGAATTCGAAAAAGAATTCGATATTCAGATTCCAGATGATCAAGCTGAAAACATTGCAACAGTTGGTCAAGCAATATCTTATATTGAAGACGCAAAGTAA
- the rnc gene encoding ribonuclease III: MSVIRNILNSRSEKNGNFFSKIQNILGFKPKNIGPYEKAFTHRSLNLKDKKGNAVNYERLEFLGDAMLSSVIAAHLFKEVPEGNEGYLTKMRAKVVSRKHLNELGKDLKLIDLVRTNIPKSQFGINIHGNLFEALIGAIYLDKGFVYCERFIHEAVINPYVDIESLEGQIISYKSLLIEWCQKVKKNFNYEIYEDTGKDEMKHFAVKLWIDEKVVAKARATSKKKAEEKASKRAYFAFQSKINFP, from the coding sequence ATGAGTGTTATTCGCAACATATTAAATTCCCGCTCTGAAAAGAACGGGAATTTTTTTTCCAAAATTCAAAACATTCTCGGGTTCAAACCTAAGAATATAGGCCCTTATGAAAAGGCTTTTACTCACCGTTCCCTAAATTTAAAAGATAAAAAAGGAAATGCTGTTAACTACGAAAGGCTAGAGTTTCTAGGTGATGCCATGCTTAGTAGTGTTATTGCTGCTCACTTATTTAAAGAAGTTCCTGAAGGTAATGAAGGGTATCTTACTAAGATGAGAGCTAAGGTAGTAAGTAGAAAACATCTGAACGAGCTGGGGAAAGATCTAAAATTAATTGATCTCGTTCGCACAAACATTCCAAAATCTCAATTTGGTATAAATATTCATGGTAATTTATTTGAAGCACTGATTGGTGCTATTTATCTGGATAAAGGATTTGTCTATTGTGAGCGTTTTATACACGAGGCCGTTATCAATCCCTATGTAGATATAGAAAGCCTAGAAGGACAGATTATTAGTTATAAAAGTTTATTGATAGAGTGGTGTCAAAAAGTAAAAAAGAACTTTAACTATGAAATCTATGAAGATACTGGAAAAGATGAAATGAAACATTTTGCGGTAAAGCTTTGGATTGATGAAAAGGTAGTCGCAAAAGCCAGAGCAACTTCTAAGAAAAAAGCAGAAGAAAAAGCATCAAAAAGAGCGTATTTCGCATTCCAATCAAAAATCAATTTTCCTTAA